Proteins from one Oenanthe melanoleuca isolate GR-GAL-2019-014 chromosome 1, OMel1.0, whole genome shotgun sequence genomic window:
- the CBY2 gene encoding protein chibby homolog 2 → MSALDQRYQSMEHTEPEMDYITPQVKPRAEMFVFIDGKWVNDIFSQPPFPSCQKSFSKKAQNDWSIWEENRALWQENQVLWIKNRMLWEENKALQYLQSQNKSVQVIYTDAIQQSLKNKNKPFPLFQERNRGFQFSPGNKAVQEKNKIFEDFQQENKAFPAAWKGQKALTVHQESQDASSDLQKNTDTITAVEKGSPGPVPQQKHEFKRKSTTPTQNESESAPSMPGEQEILQVLQDVRELLHTFLKMSHPPGEKQCCHNLCDVNRSFQEDYNKLKLQLHAVKSTVSDITAQMDMLEKEIIAITSPMYGEAGQKQATGHQLGDM, encoded by the coding sequence ATGTCTGCCTTAGACCAGAGGTACCAGAGCatggagcacacagagcctgaGATGGACTACATCACCCCTCAGGTGAAACCAAGGGCTGAGATGTTTGTCTTTATTGATGGGAAATGGGTGAATGACATCTTCTCCCAgcctccctttccttcctgccaGAAATCCTTCAGCAAGAAGGCACAGAATGACTGGAGCATCTGGGAGGAGAACAGAGCACTCTGGCAGGAAAACCAGGTTCTCTGGATCAAAAACAGGATGCTCTGGGAAGAAAACAAGGCCCTACAATATCTCCAGTCACAGAACAAATCTGTCCAGGTAATTTACACTGATGCTATTCAGCAAAGCCTCAAGAACAAAAATAAGCCATTTCCACTCTTCCAAGAGAGGAACAGAGGCTTTCAGTTCAGCCCAGGTAATAAAGCAGTCCAGGAGAAGAATAAAATCTTCGAGGATTTCCAGCAGGAGAATAAAgcattccctgctgcctggaaaGGCCAAAAAGCCCTCACTGTCCACCAAGAGAGCCAAGATGCCAGCTCAGATCTTCAGAAGAACACTGACACCATCACAGCTGTGGAAAAGGGCAGCCCTGGCCCAGTCCCCCAGCAGAAACATGAATTTAAAAGGAAGAGCACTACCCCAACTCAGAATGAGTCTGAGTCTGCCCCAAGCATGCCAGGAGAGCAAGAAATCCTCCAGGTACTCCAGGATGTGCGTGAGCTCCTCCACACCTTCCTGAAAATGAGCCATCCTCCTGGGGAGAAACAGTGCTGCCACAATCTCTGTGATGTGAACAGATCCTTCCAAGAGGATTACAACAaactgaagctgcagctgcatgcTGTGAAGAGCACTGTGTCAGACATCACAGCCCAAATGGATATGCTGGAGAAGGAGATCATTGCCATCACTTCCCCCATGTACGGAGAAGCAGGGCAGAAGCAGGCAACTGGGCATCAGCTTGGAGACATGTGA